The following are from one region of the Anaeropeptidivorans aminofermentans genome:
- a CDS encoding potassium channel family protein yields MKRKNISKALNNKSQIAVFGLGKFGSSIVSELILNNRNVFCCDINGKRIQELSSTVEHVIQADVTDDDFLESIGIGNFDVVVISFSKNFEDAVLAVMKLKEYKVPYVIAKASDERHKKVLEKIGADYVILPEVVMGERLANALMFNDPLTYIHESDIFNIEQVSAKKIWIGKSLSQLDLRNSSGINVLGIIRNDKLVENISSETVIYENDILIVVRKTGN; encoded by the coding sequence ATGAAAAGAAAAAATATATCTAAAGCTTTAAATAATAAAAGTCAAATTGCCGTATTTGGCTTGGGGAAATTTGGCAGCAGTATTGTTAGTGAGCTTATACTAAACAATAGAAATGTTTTCTGTTGTGATATTAACGGTAAAAGAATTCAGGAACTGTCAAGCACCGTCGAGCATGTAATTCAGGCAGACGTAACCGATGACGATTTTCTTGAAAGCATTGGCATTGGAAATTTTGATGTGGTTGTTATTTCCTTCAGTAAAAATTTTGAAGACGCAGTTCTTGCCGTTATGAAATTAAAAGAGTATAAGGTGCCTTATGTAATCGCTAAAGCTTCCGACGAAAGGCATAAAAAAGTGCTTGAAAAAATCGGAGCCGATTATGTAATTTTACCTGAGGTGGTAATGGGCGAACGTTTGGCAAACGCTTTAATGTTTAACGACCCTTTAACCTATATTCATGAATCTGATATATTCAATATAGAACAGGTTTCAGCAAAAAAAATATGGATTGGAAAATCTCTCAGCCAATTAGACCTTAGGAATTCCAGCGGTATTAATGTGCTTGGTATCATCAGAAATGATAAGCTCGTAGAAAATATCTCTTCTGAAACCGTTATCTATGAAAATGACATACTAATCGTAGTAAGAAAAACCGGCAATTAA
- a CDS encoding TrkH family potassium uptake protein: MRQNKSAIRIEKIITPMRIIFISYILIIFIGGVLLSFPLSRAEGEKALPFFDYIFTATSAVCVTGLVVVPTADYWSLFGQIVILALIQIGGLGMITITGFILVITGRKIGFKDRILIQNSLNQNHMGGMVKLTKIVISGTLLFEGAGALLLSLHFFFIERLGFLKSIYYGVFHAISAFCNAGFDVIGIDSLERYSGSIYINAVLMILIITGGIGFFVWQDIWVFIKNRRHRLHVTSRLALYTTAFLIISGALYFFIIEYHNLNTIGSFSTGHKALASLFQSVTLRTAGFSSINQHGLKESSKFISSILMIIGGSPGSIAGGIKTVTVAVIFFSIWSIIKGRDGIQIMNRSIPLKVLQKALAIAGIMCTLLISFSILLSVTEESIAFTHTFADILYECASALATVGLTTGITPFLTTTGKAIIVIAMFIGRIGPITAIYSLSWTKKNNAITLAETEVLIG, translated from the coding sequence ATGAGACAAAATAAATCGGCCATAAGAATAGAAAAAATAATTACGCCTATGCGTATCATATTTATCAGTTATATATTGATTATTTTTATAGGCGGAGTGCTTTTATCTTTTCCCCTTTCAAGAGCAGAAGGGGAAAAGGCGCTCCCGTTTTTTGATTACATTTTTACCGCTACATCAGCCGTATGCGTAACCGGCTTAGTTGTTGTGCCTACAGCAGATTACTGGAGCCTTTTCGGCCAGATTGTAATATTAGCGCTCATTCAAATAGGCGGACTGGGAATGATAACAATAACCGGTTTTATCCTTGTTATTACAGGGAGAAAAATAGGTTTTAAAGATAGAATCCTGATTCAGAACTCTCTTAATCAAAATCATATGGGCGGCATGGTAAAGCTAACTAAAATTGTAATATCAGGAACCCTTTTATTTGAAGGCGCAGGTGCCCTCCTCCTTTCTCTGCATTTCTTTTTTATTGAAAGGCTTGGATTTTTGAAATCGATTTATTACGGTGTTTTTCATGCAATATCTGCCTTTTGCAACGCCGGCTTTGATGTTATAGGAATTGACAGCTTAGAGCGATACTCCGGCAGTATTTATATCAATGCTGTTTTGATGATTCTTATTATAACCGGAGGCATCGGTTTTTTTGTCTGGCAGGATATATGGGTTTTTATTAAAAACCGAAGGCATCGGCTTCATGTGACTTCAAGGCTTGCCTTATACACAACCGCTTTTTTAATTATATCAGGTGCTCTTTATTTCTTTATTATTGAGTATCATAACCTGAATACAATAGGCAGCTTTTCCACAGGCCATAAGGCTTTGGCTTCCTTATTTCAATCAGTAACGTTAAGAACTGCCGGTTTCAGCTCTATAAACCAGCATGGTTTAAAAGAATCGTCAAAATTTATATCGTCAATTCTTATGATTATCGGCGGTTCTCCCGGAAGCATTGCCGGCGGCATAAAAACAGTTACTGTAGCAGTTATATTTTTCAGTATATGGTCAATCATAAAAGGCAGAGACGGCATACAGATTATGAACCGCTCTATTCCCTTAAAGGTTCTTCAGAAGGCCTTGGCCATTGCAGGCATTATGTGTACTTTGCTTATCAGCTTTTCAATCCTCTTATCGGTTACGGAGGAATCTATCGCTTTTACTCACACATTTGCAGACATTCTGTATGAATGTGCTTCTGCGCTTGCGACAGTAGGCCTCACTACGGGAATAACGCCTTTTTTAACTACAACAGGCAAAGCAATCATCGTCATAGCAATGTTTATCGGAAGAATAGGGCCTATAACGGCTATTTATTCTCTTTCCTGGACGAAAAAAAATAACGCCATAACTCTTGCAGAAACAGAAGTTTTAATTGGATAG
- a CDS encoding F0F1 ATP synthase subunit epsilon — protein MFNISIFCPDAFVYKGPASFFRIRTSTGDIGISGKHSNYLGIINYGELCIRIEEEDRFAACTEGFISIIDEEVTVVLTTLEWAEDIDLERTIEAYNTTKAKLEKGGISDTEYIRLNKKLKRAENRRNVAQRYAK, from the coding sequence ATGTTTAATATAAGCATTTTTTGCCCCGACGCTTTTGTCTATAAAGGGCCTGCCTCCTTTTTTAGAATAAGAACATCAACAGGGGACATCGGTATCTCCGGCAAGCATTCAAATTATTTAGGTATAATCAACTATGGTGAGCTTTGTATAAGAATAGAGGAAGAAGACAGGTTTGCCGCATGCACCGAAGGATTTATTTCTATAATTGATGAAGAAGTCACCGTAGTTCTGACAACCCTTGAATGGGCGGAAGATATTGATTTGGAACGTACTATTGAAGCTTACAACACTACAAAGGCCAAATTGGAAAAAGGCGGCATTAGCGATACGGAATATATAAGGCTCAATAAAAAGCTAAAACGTGCTGAAAATAGAAGAAATGTAGCCCAAAGGTATGCGAAATGA
- the atpD gene encoding F0F1 ATP synthase subunit beta codes for MMNNVGYIEQIIGPVIDVSFKDNANLPSLLNALEIELEDRKVIIEVSGHLGNGVVRCISMNELTGLKRGLKVVDTGSPITVPVGEQTLGRIFNVLGETTDGLGEVENPEKRSVIHKLPPKYDELASETQVLETGIKVIDLLSPYIKGGKIGLFGGAGVGKTVLIMELINNIAKQHNGISVFAGVGERTREGNDLYREMNESGVIKNTALVYGQMNEPPGARMRVALSALTMAEHFRDEENKDVLLFIDNIFRFSQAGSEVSALLGRMPSAVGYQPTLSTEMGVLQDRITSTHQGSITSVQAIYVPADDLTDPAPATTFVHLDTTTVLSREVSSMGIFPAVDPLESGSRALVPKIIGNEHYHTAKNVKQILERYMQLRDIISIMGIEELTDEDKVTVNRARKIQRFLSQPFFSAEQFTGMSGRYVPIEETIAGFAGIVSGKYDDLPEEAFLFVGNIEEAVEKAKTL; via the coding sequence ATGATGAATAATGTAGGATATATTGAACAAATCATCGGACCGGTAATTGATGTTAGTTTTAAGGATAACGCTAACTTACCCAGTCTTCTGAATGCGCTTGAAATTGAGCTTGAGGACAGAAAGGTCATAATAGAGGTTTCCGGGCATTTAGGAAACGGTGTAGTTCGCTGTATATCCATGAATGAATTAACCGGTCTTAAAAGAGGCCTTAAAGTAGTCGATACAGGCTCCCCTATTACGGTTCCTGTGGGAGAGCAAACCTTAGGCAGAATATTTAACGTATTGGGAGAAACTACCGACGGCCTTGGAGAAGTAGAAAATCCTGAAAAACGCAGCGTCATACATAAATTACCGCCAAAATACGACGAACTTGCCTCGGAAACGCAGGTTCTTGAAACAGGCATTAAGGTAATTGACCTTCTTTCCCCCTATATTAAGGGCGGAAAAATAGGATTGTTCGGCGGAGCCGGCGTTGGAAAAACAGTTCTCATTATGGAGCTTATCAATAATATTGCGAAGCAGCATAACGGAATCTCCGTTTTCGCAGGGGTAGGCGAAAGAACGAGAGAAGGAAACGACCTATATAGAGAAATGAATGAAAGCGGCGTAATTAAAAATACTGCCTTGGTTTATGGCCAGATGAATGAGCCGCCGGGAGCAAGAATGCGAGTTGCCTTATCGGCTTTAACAATGGCTGAGCATTTTAGAGATGAAGAAAACAAAGACGTTCTTCTTTTTATAGATAATATCTTCAGATTTTCTCAGGCAGGCTCAGAGGTATCCGCTCTTCTCGGACGTATGCCGTCGGCTGTTGGATATCAGCCTACCCTTTCCACTGAAATGGGTGTATTGCAGGATAGAATTACATCTACCCATCAAGGCTCCATCACCAGTGTTCAGGCAATATACGTTCCGGCAGATGATTTAACAGACCCTGCCCCTGCAACAACATTCGTGCATCTGGATACAACGACGGTTTTAAGCCGTGAAGTATCTTCTATGGGTATATTCCCTGCCGTTGACCCTCTTGAATCAGGAAGCCGTGCTTTAGTACCTAAAATTATCGGCAATGAGCATTATCATACTGCAAAAAACGTGAAGCAGATTCTTGAGCGCTATATGCAGTTAAGAGATATTATTTCTATCATGGGTATAGAAGAGCTTACGGATGAAGATAAAGTGACCGTTAACAGAGCAAGAAAAATACAAAGATTTCTGTCACAGCCATTTTTCAGTGCCGAGCAGTTTACGGGAATGAGCGGAAGATACGTTCCTATTGAAGAAACCATAGCAGGATTTGCCGGAATCGTATCCGGAAAATACGATGATTTGCCAGAGGAAGCATTTTTATTTGTTGGGAATATCGAAGAAGCTGTGGAAAAGGCAAAAACTCTTTAA
- the atpG gene encoding ATP synthase F1 subunit gamma, with product MSSTSLTALKRRMKGINSLRKATKAMELTASSQIASAMEKMQRSEEYFSIVFKNLTDMSDYVKNSNHVYIKTRDIKKTCIVLIGADRGFAGGYHSNLWKEARSVSKDKDVLYYPIGKKAREFVKKRNFKFVCPEEELTGSVGRLTIKDIKFMADIFAKQYREGIWDELIIIYTQFDTILQQTATNIKVMPIANRLVSQAEPGELISVLYEPSIEAVLESLVPQFIFGLLYGAITQAYASETAARKMAMDTANKNSEELIEKLKLYYNRVRQEEITQELSEIVGASRSRGGNSNNDE from the coding sequence ATGTCAAGCACATCTCTTACGGCGCTAAAGCGCCGAATGAAAGGCATCAACAGCCTTAGAAAGGCAACAAAGGCAATGGAGCTTACCGCAAGTTCTCAAATAGCTTCCGCTATGGAAAAAATGCAGCGTTCCGAAGAATATTTTTCTATTGTTTTTAAAAACCTTACGGATATGTCCGATTATGTAAAAAACAGCAATCATGTTTACATAAAAACCCGGGACATAAAGAAAACTTGTATCGTTTTAATCGGTGCCGACAGGGGCTTTGCCGGCGGCTATCACAGCAATCTTTGGAAAGAAGCAAGGAGCGTAAGCAAAGATAAGGATGTTTTATATTATCCCATAGGAAAAAAAGCAAGAGAATTTGTTAAAAAGAGAAATTTTAAATTTGTTTGCCCCGAAGAAGAATTAACCGGTTCTGTCGGCCGTCTCACTATTAAAGATATAAAATTTATGGCGGATATTTTCGCAAAACAGTATAGAGAAGGCATTTGGGACGAGTTAATTATTATTTATACTCAATTTGATACCATTCTTCAGCAGACTGCAACCAATATAAAAGTTATGCCCATTGCAAACCGATTAGTTAGCCAGGCAGAGCCTGGGGAGTTAATCTCGGTTTTATATGAGCCGTCTATAGAGGCCGTTTTGGAATCCCTCGTGCCTCAATTTATATTCGGGCTGCTTTACGGGGCAATCACGCAGGCCTATGCTTCTGAAACAGCGGCAAGAAAAATGGCTATGGATACGGCAAATAAAAATTCCGAAGAATTAATTGAGAAATTAAAGCTATACTATAATAGAGTGAGACAGGAAGAAATCACCCAGGAGCTTTCTGAAATTGTTGGCGCTTCGAGAAGCAGAGGAGGCAATAGTAATAATGATGAATAA
- the atpA gene encoding F0F1 ATP synthase subunit alpha produces the protein MSFDISQLTKDIKAKLELSEYGSKVEETGTVVKVSDGIAQIYGLEDCLIYELIEFPGKGFGMAMNLEKSLVLAILFFSDASIKEGDKAVRTNKTVSVPVGYNLLGRVVNALGEPIDGQGEIEAGEFYQIERSAKGIIERKSVSVPLETGIKPIDSMIPIGLGQRELIIGDRQTGKTSIALDTIINQKGKDVFCVYVMIGQKQKATVEVVEILQKSGAMDYTIVVSAPASDSASMQYIAPFAACSMAEFFMEQGKNALIVYDNLTQHAVAYRTLSLLLSRPPGREAYPGDVFYLHSRLLERAACLSEESGGGTLTALPIIETQAGNISAYIPTNVISITDGQIFLESELFNSGILPAINPGISVSRVGGSAQTKAMKKVSGSLKLLYSQYLELKDFAEFGSDLDENTRKRLAVGERIVEILKQDEHDPIALENQIMIFFALLNGFLKDVPLNLIHSYEAELYEYMKIKGQNIILKLRQDDFSNDTVEELRKSVEKFTEQFLQKAKEV, from the coding sequence ATGAGCTTTGACATTAGTCAGCTGACAAAAGATATTAAAGCAAAATTAGAGTTGTCTGAATATGGTTCCAAAGTTGAGGAGACGGGAACCGTCGTTAAAGTCAGCGACGGTATTGCCCAAATATACGGCCTTGAAGACTGCCTGATTTATGAATTAATAGAGTTCCCCGGCAAAGGCTTCGGAATGGCAATGAACCTTGAAAAAAGCCTTGTTCTCGCAATATTGTTTTTCAGCGACGCAAGTATTAAAGAAGGCGACAAAGCCGTAAGAACAAATAAAACCGTATCCGTTCCCGTCGGTTACAATCTGCTTGGCCGGGTAGTTAATGCCCTGGGAGAACCTATTGACGGACAGGGTGAAATAGAAGCAGGCGAGTTTTATCAGATAGAACGCTCCGCTAAAGGAATAATTGAAAGAAAAAGCGTAAGCGTGCCTCTTGAAACAGGCATCAAACCCATAGATTCTATGATTCCTATAGGCTTGGGGCAGCGTGAGCTTATTATAGGAGACAGGCAAACAGGAAAAACAAGCATCGCCCTTGATACCATTATTAATCAAAAGGGCAAAGATGTTTTTTGTGTATATGTAATGATAGGGCAAAAGCAAAAGGCAACTGTAGAGGTTGTAGAGATTCTTCAAAAAAGCGGCGCCATGGACTACACAATCGTAGTTTCCGCCCCCGCCTCCGATTCTGCTTCCATGCAGTATATTGCACCCTTTGCAGCTTGCAGTATGGCGGAATTTTTTATGGAGCAAGGTAAAAACGCTCTTATTGTTTATGACAATCTCACACAGCACGCCGTTGCATACCGTACCTTATCTCTGCTTTTAAGCCGTCCGCCTGGACGTGAGGCTTATCCCGGAGATGTTTTCTATCTTCATTCAAGGCTCCTTGAAAGAGCAGCCTGCCTTTCAGAGGAATCAGGCGGCGGTACGCTTACAGCACTGCCCATTATTGAAACCCAGGCTGGAAATATAAGCGCCTATATTCCTACAAACGTCATTTCAATCACAGACGGACAGATATTCTTAGAAAGCGAGCTTTTTAACTCCGGTATCCTGCCTGCCATAAACCCTGGAATTTCTGTAAGCCGTGTAGGCGGTTCCGCCCAGACAAAGGCAATGAAGAAGGTTTCCGGCAGCTTGAAGCTTTTATACAGCCAGTATCTGGAGCTGAAAGACTTTGCCGAATTCGGAAGCGATCTGGATGAAAATACCCGTAAGCGTCTTGCCGTAGGTGAACGTATTGTAGAAATACTGAAACAGGACGAGCATGACCCGATTGCTTTGGAAAATCAGATTATGATATTCTTTGCCTTACTAAACGGATTTTTAAAAGATGTGCCTTTAAACCTTATTCATTCCTATGAAGCAGAGCTTTATGAATATATGAAAATCAAAGGCCAAAACATAATATTAAAGCTCAGGCAAGACGATTTTTCCAATGACACTGTAGAGGAATTAAGAAAATCCGTCGAAAAATTTACGGAACAATTTTTACAAAAAGCGAAAGAGGTGTAG
- the atpH gene encoding ATP synthase F1 subunit delta, giving the protein MNNFESHYGEALFHMAFKQKEDQNLKEQMDELYKLYKSNESISGFLEPINDSLLGSFDKVYQGFIKEYDKIHHSLTINIISAFPLEESEKETIKNKLEVLTHKKVDLVCEVDSSLLGGIIIKLDKYEIDGSLKAKLNEIKKSIM; this is encoded by the coding sequence ATGAATAATTTTGAAAGTCATTACGGCGAAGCCTTATTTCACATGGCTTTTAAACAAAAAGAAGATCAAAACTTAAAAGAACAAATGGATGAGCTCTATAAACTATATAAATCCAATGAAAGCATCAGCGGCTTTCTAGAGCCTATAAACGACAGCTTATTAGGCTCTTTTGACAAAGTATATCAAGGGTTTATAAAGGAATATGATAAAATTCATCATAGCCTTACAATCAATATTATCTCCGCCTTCCCTCTTGAAGAAAGCGAAAAAGAAACGATTAAAAATAAGCTTGAAGTTTTAACTCATAAGAAAGTTGATTTGGTTTGTGAAGTAGATTCTTCACTTCTCGGCGGAATAATAATCAAGCTTGACAAATATGAAATAGACGGCAGTTTAAAAGCCAAGCTTAATGAAATTAAAAAAAGCATAATGTAG
- the atpF gene encoding F0F1 ATP synthase subunit B produces MDFISISFPTMIISVANIFIMYIILRKFLFGPVNKIIAKRESEVTGIYEKADLSLSESNKLKEEYKNKINNIQAEKDIIIKEAQEEAKIKGSAIINESRADADKIRKETLKDLEMKRKQMYKEMQENVAEVAVSIAEKVIEREVNIELHKDIVSNFVNELELNHE; encoded by the coding sequence TTGGATTTTATATCTATTAGTTTTCCGACAATGATTATATCTGTTGCAAATATTTTTATAATGTATATTATTTTAAGAAAATTCCTTTTCGGACCTGTTAATAAAATTATCGCTAAAAGAGAAAGTGAAGTTACAGGCATATACGAAAAAGCAGATTTATCATTAAGCGAAAGCAACAAATTAAAAGAAGAATATAAAAATAAAATTAATAATATTCAGGCAGAAAAAGATATTATTATTAAAGAGGCTCAGGAAGAGGCCAAAATTAAAGGCTCCGCTATTATTAATGAAAGCAGGGCAGACGCTGATAAAATAAGGAAAGAAACCCTGAAAGACTTAGAAATGAAACGTAAGCAAATGTATAAAGAAATGCAGGAAAATGTTGCAGAAGTAGCTGTTTCAATAGCGGAAAAAGTAATTGAGCGTGAGGTAAACATCGAATTACATAAGGATATAGTTTCAAATTTTGTAAACGAATTGGAGTTAAACCATGAATAA
- the atpE gene encoding ATP synthase F0 subunit C translates to MMSDLAFVMGCSALGAGIAMIAGVGPGIGEGYAVGKACEAIGRQPETKGDVTSTMLLGCAIAETTGIYGFIVALILMFVNPFIGAL, encoded by the coding sequence ATGATGAGCGATTTAGCTTTTGTAATGGGTTGTTCCGCATTAGGTGCAGGTATAGCCATGATTGCCGGTGTCGGCCCGGGTATCGGTGAAGGATATGCAGTAGGTAAGGCCTGTGAAGCAATAGGCCGCCAGCCGGAAACAAAAGGAGACGTTACGAGTACAATGCTTCTCGGCTGTGCCATTGCGGAAACTACAGGTATTTATGGATTTATCGTTGCCTTGATACTGATGTTTGTAAATCCGTTTATAGGTGCATTATAA
- a CDS encoding F0F1 ATP synthase subunit A, with translation MNDVVIQGAQIYFYIGGIPITATLVNMWIVMLFVLILCIYLTRGLKTSNISKKQVVVELIVKTATNFTINNMGEKYRSLIPFVSALFALSALSSLLGVLGLYSPTSDLSVTLGWSTLVFVMITYTKIKTNKLLGYLKGFTKPIAVLTPFNIISEISTPVSMAFRHFGNIASGSVIMTLLYAALGALSNFILGWLPDPIGSFPLFQIGIPGILSMYFDVFSSVLQAFIFCMLTTMYIKSAAE, from the coding sequence ATGAATGACGTTGTAATACAAGGGGCGCAAATATATTTTTACATTGGCGGCATACCGATAACAGCTACGCTTGTAAACATGTGGATTGTAATGTTATTCGTTCTGATTTTATGTATTTACTTAACCCGCGGGCTTAAAACAAGTAACATATCAAAAAAGCAGGTAGTTGTTGAACTAATCGTAAAAACTGCAACTAATTTTACCATTAATAATATGGGTGAAAAATATAGAAGCTTGATTCCCTTTGTTTCTGCACTGTTTGCTCTGTCAGCTCTTAGCAGCTTGCTTGGCGTTTTAGGCTTATATTCACCGACTTCGGATTTATCGGTTACTCTTGGCTGGAGTACGCTTGTCTTTGTAATGATTACCTATACCAAAATAAAGACAAACAAGCTCTTAGGGTATTTAAAAGGCTTTACAAAGCCAATAGCCGTGCTTACGCCTTTTAACATTATAAGCGAGATTTCGACACCTGTTTCCATGGCGTTTCGTCATTTTGGGAATATCGCTTCAGGCTCCGTTATAATGACCTTGCTATATGCGGCGTTAGGCGCTTTAAGCAATTTTATTTTAGGCTGGCTGCCTGATCCCATTGGAAGTTTCCCACTTTTTCAGATAGGTATTCCCGGTATCTTGTCTATGTACTTCGATGTATTTTCATCAGTTCTGCAAGCTTTTATATTTTGTATGTTAACTACAATGTATATAAAAAGCGCGGCAGAATAA
- a CDS encoding ATP synthase subunit I, translated as MIREENIVFKETKNIAIGVSILTAIMLLVFLILKKLTFYVFLSAFIGAILAILNFFLLGLSLNKAVNKEASNAKQYIQVSYSYRMIGLFIILAIGLYLKLFNPVAILLPLIFPRIVISAINFKRRRGINE; from the coding sequence ATTATTAGAGAAGAAAATATAGTTTTTAAAGAAACTAAGAATATTGCTATAGGCGTATCAATATTAACGGCAATCATGCTTTTGGTATTTTTAATTTTAAAAAAGCTTACGTTTTATGTCTTTTTGTCGGCTTTTATCGGTGCAATCTTAGCAATATTAAATTTTTTCTTACTGGGTCTATCTTTAAACAAGGCTGTTAATAAAGAGGCTTCCAATGCGAAGCAATATATACAGGTATCGTATAGCTATAGAATGATAGGCTTATTTATTATTTTGGCAATAGGCCTTTATTTAAAGCTTTTTAATCCTGTGGCAATATTGCTTCCTCTTATTTTTCCAAGAATCGTAATAAGCGCCATAAATTTCAAAAGAAGGAGGGGTATAAATGAATGA
- a CDS encoding ornithine cyclodeaminase family protein: MNQTLIINKKEAEALLTFEDAIKAMREVFAAISQGDAIMLQREMIKHENGNALAVMPASMKDKGITGSKIIIFPGKETRKAGTNQGVFPLFSIDTGALLAITDAEAMTVIRTAAASALATDILALKEASSLCILGTGKQGLAHAEAICLVRNIKNIYLWNKNHDTGRAAVKRFQEKLAIPITYFENSEDAVKNADIICTTSKAHEPILLGKDIKEGAHINAVGACSSKIREIDTEVLKRAKVFCDKKEACFKDAGDLLIPLEKGEIHKDIVIGEIGQIILGESQGRTSNVEITLFESVGLSVQDLASAWLIYEKALKSGHGIKVEL; the protein is encoded by the coding sequence ATGAATCAAACATTAATAATCAATAAGAAAGAAGCGGAGGCGCTTCTTACCTTTGAGGACGCCATAAAAGCTATGAGAGAAGTTTTTGCTGCAATATCTCAAGGCGATGCAATAATGCTTCAAAGAGAGATGATAAAACATGAAAACGGCAATGCTCTTGCCGTAATGCCTGCTTCCATGAAAGATAAGGGTATAACGGGAAGCAAAATAATTATATTTCCCGGCAAAGAGACAAGGAAAGCAGGAACAAATCAGGGGGTGTTTCCTCTTTTTTCTATAGATACAGGAGCGCTTTTGGCCATAACCGATGCAGAGGCAATGACTGTCATACGCACTGCCGCCGCAAGTGCCTTAGCTACGGATATACTTGCTTTAAAAGAAGCATCCTCCCTTTGCATCTTAGGCACAGGAAAGCAGGGCCTTGCCCATGCTGAAGCAATCTGCCTTGTAAGAAATATAAAGAATATATATTTATGGAATAAAAATCACGATACGGGAAGGGCGGCTGTAAAGCGCTTTCAGGAGAAGCTCGCGATTCCAATTACTTATTTTGAAAATTCAGAAGATGCCGTTAAAAATGCCGACATTATTTGTACGACCTCTAAAGCCCATGAGCCTATCCTTTTGGGAAAGGATATAAAAGAAGGGGCCCATATAAACGCAGTAGGGGCATGCTCATCAAAAATACGAGAGATTGATACGGAAGTTTTAAAAAGGGCAAAGGTATTCTGCGATAAAAAAGAAGCCTGTTTTAAAGATGCAGGCGATTTATTGATTCCTCTTGAAAAAGGAGAAATCCATAAGGATATTGTAATAGGGGAAATAGGCCAAATTATTTTAGGAGAGAGTCAAGGGCGCACCAGCAATGTAGAAATTACTCTTTTTGAAAGTGTAGGATTAAGCGTGCAGGATTTGGCGTCGGCGTGGCTTATTTATGAAAAGGCCCTTAAATCAGGCCATGGAATAAAAGTTGAGCTATAG
- a CDS encoding AraC family transcriptional regulator: MMYAWEAIQKTINYIEAHISSEIQIEELSKEASLSPFYHQRLFSRLVKKPVREYIKLRRLAKACKLLDNRQCRILDIALDCGFGSHETFTRSFKEAYGITPEQYREKPVMLNQFDKPDLMLNYAMIDEGVPLISDGLVLEFNRKTLKEPVLFMGVKGIIPIEGQMPLGESTGLDMPGAVWERFHREKVNMPRIPCGREIGVAYMGDAPEGSFTYFAGGEVKAGAENADYATWSLPAREYVICGFEAEDFQTLVTEALNKAVKYSVLWLEKHHLTMEVYSPEIYYDSSPERNYMELWMPVS; this comes from the coding sequence ATGATGTATGCATGGGAAGCGATACAAAAAACAATAAATTATATTGAAGCTCATATCAGCAGTGAGATTCAAATTGAAGAACTTTCGAAGGAGGCTTCACTTTCGCCTTTTTATCATCAAAGGCTGTTTTCACGCCTTGTAAAAAAACCGGTAAGAGAATATATCAAGCTTAGGCGCTTGGCTAAGGCTTGTAAATTGCTTGATAACAGGCAATGCCGCATTTTGGATATTGCCCTTGATTGCGGATTCGGAAGCCACGAAACATTTACCCGGTCTTTTAAAGAAGCCTATGGAATAACCCCTGAGCAATACAGGGAAAAGCCGGTGATGCTGAATCAATTTGATAAGCCTGATTTAATGCTTAATTATGCGATGATTGATGAAGGCGTTCCTTTGATAAGTGACGGGCTTGTACTGGAGTTTAACCGTAAAACCCTTAAGGAACCGGTTTTATTTATGGGTGTAAAAGGGATTATCCCCATTGAAGGGCAGATGCCTTTAGGAGAATCTACGGGACTTGATATGCCCGGAGCGGTATGGGAGCGGTTTCATCGGGAGAAAGTAAACATGCCCCGGATACCCTGCGGAAGAGAAATAGGCGTAGCCTATATGGGCGATGCCCCGGAAGGAAGCTTTACTTACTTTGCCGGAGGCGAGGTAAAAGCAGGAGCGGAAAATGCCGATTACGCTACATGGAGCCTTCCGGCAAGGGAATATGTAATCTGTGGATTTGAAGCGGAAGATTTTCAGACCCTTGTGACAGAAGCCCTTAATAAAGCCGTTAAATACAGCGTATTATGGCTTGAAAAGCATCATCTTACAATGGAAGTTTATTCTCCTGAGATTTATTATGACAGCTCCCCGGAAAGAAACTATATGGAGCTGTGGATGCCGGTATCTTAG